From the genome of Gallus gallus isolate bGalGal1 chromosome 4, bGalGal1.mat.broiler.GRCg7b, whole genome shotgun sequence:
ttaGGTAGTGTCAGGTGAAATGAAGTAATAGTATCCAAACGGGAATGGCTATACCTCTCTCTCAACTCAACCCTCATAGCAGTTAAGAGTCAAGaaaatttacctttttttttctttcttttctttttttttttttagtagacaATTTATATTGCAAAAGATCCTGCCTCCTAAAACGCTTGTGCAGGGGTAATAATCTAGATCAGAGCTTGTCACGTCTTCATCATCATCAATAGCCAGGAGTTTCAAATTCCACCTGAATATTGCCAGTCATAGCAGCCTGGGAATGCTGAGTATTTTACTCCCTTCAAGATGTCTTAAAATAAGCACCAATAGAAAAAGCGTTCAGCACTGGTCTCTTTCTGCAAGTCTTGGCTCCATTTTGTTAAAAGAGTTTTTCTTGTCAGTGTCCTGCTGCATCAGGTATTTCAGTGTCTTAGAATTAAATTTTACAATTCACTGCTGTGAGGTAACGCCTATTTCTCCTAAAACAAATACCCATATTTGCTCCTGCTGACTCACCTATCATCTTTTGACAGCAAGCTGTAAACCCAGCCCTCAATCTGTACAAGCCTGGGCAGATTGCTAAAtagctccctcctgctcccaccagcagcagaacatctgTTTTAAGAATGAGCTTTCTCATGACATGGCTTATCAGGGTTGAAAATAGATTTTGTAGATAACTAGCCGATGGCAGAACAAAGTCAGAATACCTTTGGCAGTGGCTTTGCAGGCTGGCAGTGAAGTCCTCCAACAAACTCAAAGTTGGGCAGGAAAGGGCGAGGAAATTCAAAATCCCAGTATGTTCTGATTAGCCATATCTCTGCTTTCCCCATCGTCTCACACAGTGTTGTGGGCCTTCCTGTGGGCAAAGTACAAGGCATTTACAACAATCACGTGTATAATCTTGTTTGCAGTAGGTTGCAAAATATTAGCCTTACCTTTGTATTTTGGTACTCCCAGTCAGTGTATTCTGTCAAACTGAGCATGAAGAGAAATCCTGGGCAAATCTAGACCTATTCCTTGTCCCATCCCTTTTCAGTCTTATTAAGTTgccacaaacaaagcaaaagtatctttaaaaccattctgaaCCTTCAGGATAAATGTAGAGCAGTATAAGAGCAAGTTGGGAAGCATTTAATTTCTGTGCGTTTCTTGTACTGCTGGAAAATTTAATTACCTATGCTTGTAATAAAACACCATTTGGTCACAGAAAACTTTTGGCCACGTAAGATTAAATCACAAAGTGATAATCAGAAGTCAGGGAAGaaggaatattttaattaagttctgttgtgtttttcaaATGATGTCTCAGTCTGTGGCTGCTCAGACTACAGTGAAAAAAGAGGTACAGTTAGTCCTAGTTCTGCTGGGGACTGGGAAATCTTCTGCTGAAATGTATAGGGAAAAACTGGCCCAAAACGTAGGTTCTGGAATGCTGTTTTAGGCAAAATGTCACTGGAAATtcatctgcaggaaaaaagggggggggagggggggaactCTTATAGCTTCTCATTTGGAAAACATATATTCTTAGGCACATCTTGCAAGTTCTCTGTGGTATTTTCCCCACAAAGTGGAGAAGGGTTAAAAGCGTTAAATGATCTTCCAAGGCCTATCTAATGCAAATAGTATCCAAGTGAAataagcagcaggaggaaggttGCCCATAGAGCATCTTATACAACTTGATcggcattaaaaagaaataaaacggtggtgttggtgggttttttttttttatgttattatttttttctgaagtagaGGACAATGACTCAGCAATAAAATTACAGGAGTGAAAATGACACCTGCATTACTACTAGAGTGATATAACAGTGTCACTGTCTAAGTTGCAGTGTGAAACTGTGAAGTCTTACGTGGTAGAAAAGTTCAACTCATGGAAAAAAGACTAGTCTGGAAGGCAGAAAGGTGTTCGttgaaaacagaggaagagatTGGAGGGCAACAGACTAGATGCCCTTGTGCTTGCTGTTCATTTGTTATCTGCTTGAACACGGATATTCTAGACAAGGTTCAATGTCCATTTAACTGAAAGGTCTCTTATAGACTTGGAGTCAAGCCCTGTGCTGTAATAGGCTAGAACAGAAGTTCTGAGTATACAGATTAAGGAAACTGTATTTCAAACTCTGTATGgtgaaagaaagggaaaagtctTCTTGGAGAAGACGAACCCACATTTAGCTTCCATACCAATCAGGGCTGCCAGATAGTACCTCCAGATGACACATGTGACATAAATGCATGCAACTTTGCTCTTCTCGTCCAACGACAGCCAGTGTTCCTAGTTAGAACAAGATTGGCTCCAGTTTAGTCTTGGCTCCATGTTGCTAATGGAGCTGTCTCCAGTAGCTTGCACTTACTGAAACAATGATTTTGCCCTCCAGTCTTTATCCGCTACCACCTTAGCTATAGAAGTGCCTGTCctcaaaattaagaaataacaGTTGTCCTCTAAATTCCTCTATAGGCACTAAAACAGGCATGCAGCTCACAAGAAGAGCTGACCAGCAGTACCATTATTGACAAAAATTGCAACTACACACTCTAAAGATCCTTAAGTGGAGATATAACAGGACTGTACTGGTATCTGCTAGGCTATACAAGCCTTAAAAGATAAAGCACAACCTCTGTCTGACCAACACAGAACTATCATCTCTGCTCTCTTAAGAAATTAGATAAATTGTGCACTACTGTGTATCGAAACTGCTAcaattttgaatgaaaaaaaaaattggaatgaAAACACTCTGCTTAAAATGTAGAAAAGGATGAAAGAAGTCAAGATATCTATTCTGCATCAAATGAATGCAGCAGATGTTAAAGAGGACTGAAGTATAGAAGCAGAAAGGACTGGTGCCTATGACACATCAGAGACTAGTGTCTTCGTCTACTGTAGTGATCTACAGCCTCTTTCAGAgacctttccttcccttctatCAGTGATGGAAGGAGCCCAATGTGCTCCCTTCTAACCTGGGACTACATCTTCAAGGAGGTCATCTACAACATTGTGACACATTTTGAGGAAGTATTTCGAAACTGTAACACTAAGCTCTCTAAACATTCGAAAAGCACAACTTACACAAGAGAGACTGCTCAACAGCTGCCTTACCCAAGACATTACTGTAGTATCCATCCCATTCATCTCGCCaaaactttaagaaaaataaatccatggaaaggtaaaagaagaaattccacAGTCTCTCCACAAAGGACATCTGGTCTGTCAACCCTGTTGTGCTAGCAGGCACGTAAGAAGGTGGAGATGGGAGCCCACCACACAGCCGCTCTACCACATTTCCCTCAGAAAAACGGAAGCTGTAGACAAAAGGAATTTCCAGGAGTTGTGCTGCAAGCTCACCACATACAGCTAAAGGGTCAGCGATCAGAACATCAAACTTGGCCTGATGCAGCTTTGCTATCAGCTGATGATTTGACACCAAGGCATCACAGGAGTGCTTTGACAAGTTGGAAAAGGAGTATATGGCTTCTTTCATCCTCCACACGACCTCCCAGGGGAACAGATTAGGGAGGTCATTAATCCAGAGATCTAAGAAGTCCACCATCAGAGCATCGAAGGTCTCTTGGGTGAAGTTCACTTTCAGGACCTCAAAGGTGAAAGGAGATGATGTGTCTTGGTAGTCGATGAGCATATTTATTGATGGTACCAGCACAGTCACTTCGTGACCCCGGAGAATGAGTTCTTCCAGCAGCACTTTCATGTTGATCCAGTGACTGGCATCGGTGGGCCAGACCACCACCTTCCCACAAAAGCCAACATTCCAGCAGCACGCAAAGGTCCAGAGTAGCCAGGAGAATCTTTGCCCCGTCATTTCAGCAGTCCATGCACAACTCCAGTCTGAGCATGCTTGAAACAGTTCACTACTTTAGTGTGTTTAGTGTGCAAACAACTTTGGAAACAGCCAGTAAAAGTGAGATCCACTTGGTGACAGCCTTGGCAAGAGGGCATGTCAGTACACAAAACGCCACTTGTGGGAGGGCTGGGCAAGCAGTAAATCCCGTTCTGGAATCTACTGCAGAGCTGGAAACGAAGGCAATTCCTGTTTCTGCTCACCAGAAAGTGAAGCCTGCAGCATGTGAGGTGCAGAAGCCCTCGCCCTGCTGCCAGATCTTCAAGGTACACATCCCGGTGCACAGCAGGAGTTCAGGATAGGGGTGCCCAAGGAGCTTAGTCTTTTCACTTGACTGCAGCCTAGATTTGCTTCTTTGCCCTTTAAGAACCAGACTGCTGGTTACTGTTGTAGTCTCCTGATTTACTACGTGCAGACACAACATCCTGCAGTGATTTCACAACAACAATTTCCACAATTTGCTCACATCCTGTATTCAACATTACCAGATGCTTTGGGCACATTACTGGACGGGGACAGTCCTGGCAGAGGTCATCACAGCATCAAGGCCATTTcatggaagaaagagaaggaaatggagaGCTTGGGTGTTGCTCACCTTCTTTGCCCCTCACTGTTCAGGGCAGTCCAACACAAGAGTCCTAATTTCCCTTCCTGAAGGCAATTCCACCGATAAATCAAAGATGCCTTGTGCCACTGATGTGTAAATGGAGGAGAACAGGCATCTGGTCTTTCCTGACCAGGAGGATGAGGCTTATGCTGATTTGAAATAGGGCCTGGGCACTCCTCCAGGAGCCCAGCACCACTATATGGGACCCTCACTGGACTGATACAGTTCAGACTGGAGATACAGCAGACTGCAgtcagaggggagaaaaagtgGGCTTACGTAGATTTTGTATGTGTAACCTTAAATGCTAATGCACACAATTTATGACTAGTAGAAAACCCAATAAATCACTCAGTTCAGACAGCCTGAAGCTGACACAGCCTCAGTTCATCAAAGTGCATTGCTTCCAGCACAAGGCTTTCTAGCTGCTGCCAAACTTGATAAGCAACACAAATAAATATGTAGCTAAGTAGTCCAGTAGTAGGACTTCCTGCCAACTCTACTCTCTCAACAAAACCACACACTACTAcagatctgaaaaataaataaaagcactttAATCCTCACATGGAAATAATAACCTTTtaattcctcctcctccaccacaaaataaataaataaatttctgaaTTAATGAAGGAAGGTCATCCTATTTCCTCCTAATCATGACAAGaactctttaaaacaaaacttcaaaatTAGTTCTGCAGTTGTTATTAGATAAACAAGTAAGCAACTCCAAATACTTCTTTTAGGTACCATCAAAAAAgccaaagactttttttccttgctgctggGGAAATGTTATCGCTGCCCATCGAGACTCAGTGCACTGCAGTCTTCTTagcctgcagggacagctgctCTTCCAAACCCATAAAGACCTAGGGAGGCAGCTTTCTCTTCATTCCGAGGAGAGCTAAGGAGTGAGGGTGTTACTAAGGGAAAAAGGTAACTTTGGTAGATAGCCTTCTAAAAAAtgtatagcttttttttctttagaaattttAGTTCAGTAGTAGCTTTTGGTAGAATTGCAGtggtatttttctcttctttgtgtctgttgcaTTTGACTGACAGGCTGTTTCAAGTGGTATTAGCACTTGATAGGTTTGCCTATGTTAAAAGTACCTGTATGGTTTTACCTGTAGCTAGAAACAGGTAATGTTTGTTCTTGCCTGGGTTGTTTGCTGTGACACAAATATTTTGGAGGAAAGAAATTCAGGGTTGCCATGGTCCTAACTTGTACCTTAGCACCAAGGCTCTGGCTTTGCAGACCTATGTGTACAGTATGTGTAATCTCTGCAAGTAAGAGCAGCCTTACCTAAAATATCACTGTAGAATTGATTCCAATGTCCCCAGAGAACGTAATGGTATGCGAGGTCCTGCAGAGCATAGGAGAACATGTTTTTTAGCCTCTCTGTGAAGGTCATCTTGTCTGTTAGGGAGCTTAGGCTGGCTGGCACGTAGGAAggaggtgctgggagccccCCGCAGAGCCGCTCCACAGTGTTGCCCATGGAGAACCGGATGGTGTACACCAAAGGGATACCCAGCTTCTCTGCAAACAGCTCCCCGCTGGGCATCAGTGGGTCTGCCAGGAGGACATCAAAGGCAGATGTCCTCAGCCTTTCCAGCAGCACCTTGTCCTTCAAAACTGCATCGCAAATGGTTCTGGTTATATTCTCAAACTTGCGTAGCAGATCAATCATCTTGTAAAGACTTTCCCAGAAAGGTAACCTTCTCTCCTCATAGAACCAAAAATAGAAACCTTCATCCATTGCGGCAGCCATCTCACTTTTGCTGATTGGCACCTCAATCATCTCAAACTGGAAAGGTGAGGGCTGGGTGCCATTGAGGATAAGGAAGCAcgaaggcagcagcacagtcaCCTCATGGCCCCGGGCTACAAGTTCGTGCAGGATATACTCCACGTTGAGCCAGTGGCTGTTGTCAACTGGCCAGACCAACACCTTCCCACCATACACGGAGcccagtgcagccagcagccacagcacagccaccttcTTTCCTGACATGATTTGCAGTGCTTCTCGGTGCCTCAGTGGCCTTGCTTCcttgggagcagcagagcacacCGAGATGGGCTGGGCCTGCATGACACGGCAAGGCAAAGAGCCAAGGTAGCTGGTGCAAAATCCCGTCATGGATAATGGCATGTTTTCCCCGGGGAAAAGATGACTAGAACCAGCTGGCTCCATCTGGCGGTCAGTGACTTGCTGAAGCTGGAAGAGGTTTCCTCTGAAGCAACGCAGAGAGCTGTGAGCTCAGCCCTGTGAGGGCTGTCTCTCTGAGCGGCCCTGGCTCTTGTGCCTGTCTACCTATAATCTGTGTTATTTTTGGTACAAGAGGTGACTTTATCATTCCTCTGGCAGCTCCAGTGGCAACTGATGTTCAGAGAAATGTTCACCCACTGTGCCTGcatctttttgctttgtgaagCCACTGAGCATCTGTTTGCAGAACACTTAGTGTGGTGATCCAGAATTGCAGCTGGCAAGCGGATCTCCATGTGGATGAGATGACATGGTAAAGCAAGCAAATTTTGTGTCAGAATAAGGCTGTCCTCACATGTTTCCTCCTCCAGAGCTGTCCTGAAAGGAGGCTGGAGCTGTGAGTTAATGGCCATAGGCTGTCCTGTCTGCCACCAGGTCCCAATAATATGCTGTAAGTAGAACCAGAAGCTCAGCTAAGCTGCTTTATTTACAGCCATACTTCTGATTTCCAGGTGAGAAATTATGTGAGACTTATTCACTGTGCCAGTAATAATCATTGTACTCCTGCCTAGTACTGTTCTCCCAATCATGATGTTGGGCAGAGCATTTGCTGTGGCTCCTGTGCTGTCCAGAGCATCCTTTCCAGCATGAAGTGGAAGTGGAGGTAGTGGTCAGGCCCTGAGAAAT
Proteins encoded in this window:
- the UGT2A1 gene encoding UDP-glucuronosyltransferase 2C1 isoform X1, with the translated sequence MTGQRFSWLLWTFACCWNVGFCGKVVVWPTDASHWINMKVLLEELILRGHEVTVLVPSINMLIDYQDTSSPFTFEVLKVNFTQETFDALMVDFLDLWINDLPNLFPWEVVWRMKEAIYSFSNLSKHSCDALVSNHQLIAKLHQAKFDVLIADPLAVCGELAAQLLEIPFVYSFRFSEGNVVERLCGGLPSPPSYVPASTTGLTDQMSFVERLWNFFFYLSMDLFFLKFWRDEWDGYYSNVLGRPTTLCETMGKAEIWLIRTYWDFEFPRPFLPNFEFVGGLHCQPAKPLPKEIEEFVQSSGEHGIVVFSLGSMVYNLTSERSNVIARALSQLPQNVLWRYKGKKPEALGSNTRIYDWIPQNDLLGHPLAKAFITHGGTNGIYEAIYHGIPMVGIPMFADQHDNVAHMRAKGAAVELDFSTLTTQNLVDAVNTVINNSTYKESVLKLSKIHHDQPIKPLDRAVFWIEFVMRHKGAKHLRPAAHHLTWYQYHCLDVLAFLFICAAIAGFILVKCCMFCCRKCGRVTKKKKE